One Oncorhynchus mykiss isolate Arlee chromosome 9, USDA_OmykA_1.1, whole genome shotgun sequence genomic window, TCCTGTCAGTATTGTTGTAGTTATCTCTAGTTCTCTATATTGCTTAATCTATGAGAGAACCAAGCGTGATTTATGCATGCGGTTGACAGTTTGGTTGCTCAAAGGTTGAGTACAAGAAATGAGGGTAGTGTAGAGTTTTTTTAAGGGAACAAACACTCATATTGACCCTATTAAAAAATATGTTCTCGCAATTGTCAAGAACCGCAACCTAGAAACCTCTTTCCTTCTGCTGCAACTGTTGCGAAAACAGGAAAACCTCAGTCAACTGCCTGCAGTCCACATGAAAGAATACGCCCTAAATTCTCAGGAGCCTGATGATGTGTGATTCTGTGTCTTATGATACCGTATAGGCAAGGCAAATATTTCAGTGAGTTGGCACAGTAGTGGCATATTTTCCCTCCCTGAAACCAGTTAGTCTTCTTAAAGATACAGTCCATACTGTAATGACTAGACGCTACAGACTCATTTCTTGACATATAATAGTAAATCCATATAAACTAACATAGCAGATCTCCTCTAACCTCATGCCACTGTGTATAGCCCTTTAGCTCGATCTAGGTCGATGATCTTTAGGGACAGTGCAGAGACCCAACCGATCATGTAATGATGCCAGATATATTAAAGGCCTAGTACAGTAAAAAAAATGATCCTGTgtttattatatacagttggaagtcagaagtttacatacaacttagccaaatacatttcaactcagtttttcataaaactcctgacatttaatcctagtaaaaattccctgtcttgggtcagttaggatcaccactttattttaagaatgtgaaatgtcagaataatagtagagagaatgatttatttcagcttttatttctttcatcacattcccagtgggtcagaagtttacatacactcaattagtatttggtagcattgcctttaaatgtattaacttgggtcaaacgtgtccggtagccttccacaagcttcccacaataatttgggtgaattttggcccattcctcctgacagagctggtgtaactgagtcaggtttgtagtcctccttgctcgcacatgctttttcagttctgcccacaaatgtatagtattgaggtcagggctttgtgatggccactccaataccttgactttgttgtccttaagccattttgccacaactgtggacatatgcttggggtcattgttcatttggaagacccatttgcgaccaaaatttaactgactgatgtcttgagatgttgcttcaatatatccgcataattttcctgcctcatgatgccatctattttgtgaagtgcgccagtgcctcctgcagcaaagcacccccagaagctattattttcttattttttccattttaattgaaaacaatcacagtaaggtacttaattgttccccagaaatgatttgatattgagataaaaaaggCTGCATTGGATCTTTACCACAGATGTTCACATCTGTAACTAAAGCAACACACAGATAACTCCTCCAATGTCATAGCATAGTGCAGTATCTTATTTTTCCCTCAAACACTGTAAGTTAGTTTGTTTCTACAACATAAGTTCATGATTGCACTCTTATTAATAATTCTTATACATTATTGACATTTTGCCTCATGCATTGTGCTGGCTTGGTTGGAGAACTCTCATGAGGCAGGACTGCCGTATGAAGTCTACTTCTTATCTCACACTCCACCTTGTGGCGTCTCACTCTCCTCATTCACCACTTTCTCTCTGTAATCCTCTACTTCACTCCTCCTCTTCACTGTCACTTACCCCCTCCTTCACTgtaacctctccttcctccatccctcattCTCTGCAACCTCTCCTTCCTGCGTGCGGagagcctctctctctttttctctgtccgCCACAGTAGCAGTGACATCACGTTCATGATGACCCACTGCCCTACTTACAGagcagagaaggagggagggaaggaaggagagacggagagagagatggagaggaggagagagagggggtctgTCAATTACATCTCCAGCAGATGGATATTTTTAGAGAGGGGAATAAGGAGAAGAGGGGgtacggagaaggagaggggatagggaggaggaggggaatagggaggagagggggtatgaaggaggagaggggataggaaGGAGGAGTGGGgataggaaggaggagaggggataagaagaaggagaggggatagggaggaggagaggggatagggaggagtgtagggaggaagagagggagtagggaggaggagaggggatagggaggaggagagagagtagggaggaggagaggggatagggaggagggtagggaggaggagagggagtagggaggaggagaatggataaggaggaggaggggaatagggaggagagggggtataGGGAGgatagggagtagggaggaggagaggggataggaaggaggagaggggatagggaggagggtagggaggaagagagggagtagggaggaggagaggggatagggaggaggagaggggataggaaggaggagagggtatagggaggagggtagggaggaagagagggagtagggaggaggagaggggataggaaggaggagaggggatagggaggagggtagggaggaagagagggagtagggaggaggagaggggatagggaggaggagaggggatcgggaggaggaggaggggaatagggaggagagggggtatagggaggagagggggtatgaaggaggagaggggatagggaggaggagaggaggaggggaatagggaggagagggggtatagggaggagagggagtagggaggaggagagcggataggaaggaggagaggggatagggaggagggtagggaggaagagagggagtagggaggaggagaggggataggaaggaggagaggggatagggaggagggtagggaggaagagagggagtagggaggaggagaggggatagggaggaggagaggggataggaaggaggagaggggatagggaggagggtagggaggaagagagggagtagggaggaggagaggggataggaaggaggataggggatagggaggagggtagggaggaagagagggagtagggaagaggaaaggggatagggaggaggagaggggatcgggaggaggagatggagttgTGGGGTCCATTACAAGACTAACACAATCTGCTCAGATCCATCCATATTGAAGAGACAGCCAGATACAATTAACACATTTTAGTATTCAAGGATATGTGTGAATATTTTGGTTTCTGTACAGACCATTTAAACACATTACTCCAAGTCCATTTGTCCATTTCCTTCTGTTCGTCTTCCTCAGCTGTGCGTTTTGGCCGTATCCCtaagagggagaagcagaggctTCTGGAGGAGATGCAAAGCTACATGAACAGCCTGAACGAGTCTAACACCACCATGGACGTAGACTCCTCCCCTATCTCCGAAGCCCCTCCCAGCCCAGCAGAGGTTCCCTCTAAAGAGGCAATCAGAGCCATCTCACGGTCCTATCAGGACATCTTCGCCAGCAGCCAAGACAGGGCAGCCAAGTTGGGCATCAAcatcaataacaacaataacaacctcCCAACATCCTGCCCCTTCAAGAGTTACGCATCTCAGGAGAACTTCCATGGCTCCCCGCACTCCGGCTCTACCCAAGGGTATCAGTCCTGTCCTGCAGGCCCCGCCCCTTGCTGCTCAGTAACCAATGACAACCACCATACATTCCCTTCTGTGGACAACTGTTGCTATAGTTACCCTGCGACACCCAATCAGAATCATGGACAGTCCAATATCGACACGCCTCAACGGGGCAGCTCGACCAATCACAACTGTTTCTCCATTAAGGAAGAGACCCAAACTCAGACTTCCTGTCCATGGAAGTTAGCAGCGGGCACCAAAGTGCTGGTGAGTAAATGGAGAGTTGTTATAAAGTTGGTCTTAAACTTGACTTTTGTTAAGCTGCAAAACAAATagtatagtgtgattataatcTATCTGTATCTAAcgctcaattaaattcaattaaattcaaggggctttattggcatgggaaacatatgttaacattgccaaagcaagtgacgtAGATAACTTTCCCTCTCTATCTAACCCTCTCTTAACTCTCTCAGGCTTGTCCTCTCAATGTGTGTCCTGTCTCTGCGGCCAGTCGTTCCGGCCAGCAGGTATGGGAGACTTTCTCCCAGTGTTTCACCCCAGCAGTGAGGGAAGTGGTGGAGTTCGCTAAGGGCATCCCTGGCTTCCAGGAGCTCAGCCAGCACGACCAGGTCATGCTGCTCAAATCAGGCACCTTCCAGGTAATAACTGCTTggttagtccaggactaggctttaTCTGGGAAACCGGCCCTAAAACAGATGTCTGTAACTGCAGCTGAAATTAAGTAAAAAATACCTCTTCATTTTCTCTCCCAATACATTTAATCCCACTCCATGTTGGCTAACCTTCCATTGTGTCTTATGTCTTGGTCAGGTGTTGATGGTGAAGTACTGCACCCTGTTCAACCCTGAGGAGAGGACGGTGACTTTCCTGAACGGCCAGACATACCCTCTGTCCTCCCTGCGGGCGCTGGGAATGGGGGCGCTGCTCAACTCCATGTTTGACTTCAGTGAGAAGCTGGGAACTCTAAGGCTGGAGCCTGAAGAGATGGCTCTGTTCATGGCCGTCGTGCTGGTCTCTGCAGGTGAGACAAAGAGCTGTTTAATTCCTTATAGTATTGCATTTGCACCTTGACCAGTATGGAGATAGGCTTACATTTGTAACATGAATGGTGTCATTTTTTTTagaatatatttttgtatttaatcatCAGCATAGCGATAAACTAACCAACCACAAAGCTGTGCCAACATCCATAAATAGATATTGGTGTTTCTCAAACAAACtctcaacctgtctcctctcgtctTCTCAGACCGTTCAGGCATCGCTGACATGGGTGCAGTGGAACAGCTCCAGGAAGGGTTGATCCGCGCCATGCGTTCTCTCATCCACCGCCGTCGTCCTGAAGAGAGCGCAGCCATATTCCCCAAGCTGCTCCTGCGCCTGCCCGACCTGCACACCCTCAACAACCTGCACTCAGACAAGCTGCTGGCCTTCCGCATTGACCcctgaacagacacacacagccaatcACAACTTGCCCACCACCACTTTCTAGGGCAGGACTTTCCAGAGACTTTCCATGAGAAGAACAATGATGACTTgggcaaatcaaaatatatatattcaagaagcatgttttaaaaaatacaatattgAACAGATTTTGATCGTCATCCTGTTTTCATgcacacttatacacacacacacacacacacacgcacgcacacgcacacacacacacacacaaataacctCAAGATCTCCACTTGTTGAAAGATGGTCTGTTAGAACGTAGTGTTTTACGCTCACCATTACCCTCCTGGACAGATTCATGTGTATTGCTGTTTACCCAGAGACCAAAAGACTGTTTGTTCACCTACCTGTTTAACTCATTCCTAATCTACTGACCATCGCCAAACCACAGttgagagagaattagagaagaTGTTGTTTGTGGACAATGATGTGTCAGGGACCATTATTGGTGACTGAATGTGTGGGGGTTTAATGTGTGAATAAGAGAAAGAGATCCTGTATATATAATAATACATAGATCAACTTTACACTTAAGATTATATGACTCCCATTTCACTTACAAACACGTCTGGGGTTTAAATATGCAATTAAGTCTATATATTCAACAGCCTTGGATTTCATATAGAAATGCTATTTTCTGTGTATTGTTACATCTGCATCAGGTttaatggagacagagacagcactGTGTCTCCAAGCTTGTTGGGTTTTGTACTCCATTTTGTTCagattattttgttgttgtaaataatACATTGTCTTAttcaaataataacaatatatgGTGGAACTGCTGGGCAAAATCACAGTACATAAAACAAGTTTATGGATTAGAGTCTATAGAAATGTTATTGACTCTCTAAAGGGTGGGGGTTGGCAATGAAGAAATGGACTATGCACTGGAGAAAGTCATGTTGAAGAGGGCTCTGTATTATATTGGTGAGAGGGATGTGCcattagcagacacttatccagagtaGAGTAGTGAGTGCATGCATTTTCATAACTCACAAAGGTGTCAGATCAGATCGCATATTGAATCAAACCAGCAGAGTCCCTGAATTCACCAGCTCTCCTCACTCCACAACATGCACATTCTCCCCTATCCCCATCCCCAAGGTTTGTCATACAAACtgaaaaagagactctgggtGAATAAGGATCTTACCTGATTGCTCCAGATCTGAGCACATCTATTGTTTTAAATGTTGTTTCTTCCTGTTCTTCCACAGAAATGATATAAAGATGAAATGATGTACCTCTTGAATTCCACCTTGTGATTCTTCTTTGGTGTCCCAGACCAATCTAACATAACACACCTCAAATCCTTACATTCCATGATATGCAGGTTTCCACAAAAACTCTGCTTCACTAATGCCGTACAACACACTGACCCAATTTAGTACTTAATCTATGAAAATACCGCAGTAAAAATCAAGTCCTAAATCAGACTGACTAGTGCCTATACCGCTTACTGCCTTTCAAATTGTTAAAGAGAGACAAACGGATTCTCAGTAGTAGGCTACAATTATACATACTTGCATGCATTTCAGATTTTTGGAATAAACAATAATGTTATGCATGAATCATCATTACATAATCATTTCTGAATAGATTAttatgcaaaaaatatatattctggaTGTTCTGCAAGTGTAGCTCCTGGTCTTGACTCAGTTCCATTatattacacataagagtcattgaAGGAAGGCCTCTTCTGTaggggggagttttgttaagagccgCGACATTCGGTCTGAAAATGAACATGCATCACTTGCAGtacggttttggaagcataaggacaTAGCCGCGAGTAGTTTGGGGGTAGGGGTGCTGGGATTTCTTTTGCGGACATAAAaaatgcctcacaagtcctcaactggcagcttcattaaataggacctgcaaacaccagtctcaatgtcaacagtgaagaggcgactctggatgccggccttcaaggcagagttcctctgtccggtgtctgtgttattttgcccaccttaatcttttatttttattggtcagtctgagatatgtctatttccttgcaactctgcctagaaggccagcatcccggagtcgcctcttcactgttgacattgagactggtgttttgagggtactatttaaagaagctgccagttgaggacttgtgaggcgtctgttcctcaaactagacactctaatgtacttgtcctcttgctcagttgtgcaccagggcctcccactcctctttctagtctggttagagacagtttgcactgttctgtgaagggagtagtacacagcattgtacgagatcttcagttacttggcaatttctcacatggaaaaaccttcatttctcagaacaagaatagactgacgaaagttctttgtttctgtccattttgagcctgtaatcgaacccacaactgcTGATGATCCAGATACTCCAGatactagtctaaagaaggccagtcttattgcttctttaatccaAACAACCGTTTTcacctgtgctaacataattgcaaaaggtttttctaatgatcaattcgccttttaaaagtataaacttggattagctaacaggagtgatggttgctgataatgggactctgtgcgcctatgtagatattccattaaaaattagccgtttccagctacaatagtaatttacaacattaacaacattaacaatgtctacactgtatttctcatcaattttatgtttttttaatggacaataaatgtgctttctttcaaaacaaggacatttctaagtgaccccaaactttagaatggtagtgtatgtttaCCAGTTTCTTCAAGTACTTTGAAAATGCAAGTTATTTCTATATGAAAATGTAAATAGTCTATTCATTCCTTTTCCaatttagtagacactcttatctaCAGCAACTTACAGTTGTGAGtctatacattttcatacttttttgtactggtccaccgtgggaatcaaacccacaaccttaGCATtgaaagcaccatgctctaccacagcacatcatcacatcatcacaaaccacttgatgtctcaatgtactcaattactgtagtggtcattgtttttcttcatggtgatAGAAAGACTACAGGTATAAACCTAGATTACCAGCCTATGTACAGTAAAGTAATGTACattaagtggtttgtaaggatggtaaATTAATGCTGCATGAAAAGTGGTTGTTTTCTATGTTATTTGATCAAGAACAATATTTAATTTGATGTGGTTGTTTTGTGTCTTTGCCCATAACTTTGCACCTTTTGATGTAAATGTttgaggacagggttttgttctttctggattccattagaatgatgatcacagagaaagggacagggttttgttctttctggattccattagaatgatgatcacagagaaagggacagggttttgttctttctggattccattagaatgatgatcacagagaaagggacagggttttgttctttctggattccattagaatgatgatcacagagaaagggacagggttttgttctttctggattccattagaatgatgatcacagagaaagggacagggttttgttctttctggattccattagaatgatgatcacagagaaagggacagggttttgttctttctggattccattagaatgatgatcacagagaaagggacagggttttgttctttctggattccatt contains:
- the LOC110532678 gene encoding nuclear receptor subfamily 1 group D member 1, giving the protein MDSPGGGVILYAGSSGSASPGSPSSGYQTESPPSSHSQPSSPEEITFTELGHLGSLKGQRGGRCTPPSSKLVFQFPEVYNVATSTSTHQDTYQHPIAGTRPCGFTGTFTKAGGIVLLCKVCGDIASGFHYGVHACEGCKGFFRRSIQQNINYKMCVKNENCLIMRMNRNRCQHCRFKKCLFVGMSRDAVRFGRIPKREKQRLLEEMQSYMNSLNESNTTMDVDSSPISEAPPSPAEVPSKEAIRAISRSYQDIFASSQDRAAKLGININNNNNNLPTSCPFKSYASQENFHGSPHSGSTQGYQSCPAGPAPCCSVTNDNHHTFPSVDNCCYSYPATPNQNHGQSNIDTPQRGSSTNHNCFSIKEETQTQTSCPWKLAAGTKVLACPLNVCPVSAASRSGQQVWETFSQCFTPAVREVVEFAKGIPGFQELSQHDQVMLLKSGTFQVLMVKYCTLFNPEERTVTFLNGQTYPLSSLRALGMGALLNSMFDFSEKLGTLRLEPEEMALFMAVVLVSADRSGIADMGAVEQLQEGLIRAMRSLIHRRRPEESAAIFPKLLLRLPDLHTLNNLHSDKLLAFRIDP